In bacterium, the genomic window GGTGGGAACGCGAATCTTGTCCAACTCCCCCGCCGACCGCGCCCGTGCGTAATAGTCGTTCTCATCCGCGAATCCATGTACCCGGGCCGTCACGCAGCGATCGAATTCGGCGAAAGTGCGCGAGGCGCGGATCTGCCCGGCGTCCACGAGACCGGGAAACCGCTCGGAGAAGGCCAGCCCCTTGCGCTTGAGAAGCCTGAGCAGCTCCCACCGATAGAGGGACCAGGGATTCTGATCCATGTGGCGCCCGCTCGCCCCTGGGTCGAAGGAAGGCGAGAGGGCCGCCGCCGCCCGGACCGGGGCCGGAACACTCTCGCCCCGCGCTGCGAGCCATTTGAGGAGGACGTTGCCGCCGATCGAAAACCCCGCCAGAAAGATCGGCCCCTCGAAGCGCCCGAGCGCCCTCTCCAGCACCATCTCCAGATCCCCCGTATCGGCCGAGTGGTAGAGGCGCGGCAGACGGTTCGCCTCCCCTCCGCAGGAGCGGAAGTTCATGGCCGCAACGCGCCAGCCCTCCGCCCGGGCGGCACGCGCGATGCCCTTCACGTAGTGGGAATCCGAGGAGCCCTCGAGCCCGTGGAGGACGAACAGGGTGGGCGCTTGCGCCCGGGGCGGGTCCAGGATGTCGATGAGGAGAAAATCCCCGTCCGGGGTGTCCCAGCGCTCCCGCCGCCAGTCCAGATCGGGAAAGCGCCGGAGGAAGACCCCCCAGAGGGTCTGCAGATGGGCGCCCGGACAGAACCAGGCCGGCCGGAAAGCAGGAAGCCCGCCCGGGGGCGGCGGCTGCCGGGCGGCGCTATGCGCGGGTTTGAATTCGTTCGCTTTCTTCGGCAAAGAAGACCTTATAGATGTCCTCACGCGTGGAGGCAGGGTTCTGCTTCCGCGTGATCTCGAATTTTTGCATGAGAACCTGGTACAGCCCCAGCGAACCCGAATAGAAGCCCGCCGCGGAACAGACCAGCCA contains:
- a CDS encoding alpha/beta fold hydrolase gives rise to the protein MPKKANEFKPAHSAARQPPPPGGLPAFRPAWFCPGAHLQTLWGVFLRRFPDLDWRRERWDTPDGDFLLIDILDPPRAQAPTLFVLHGLEGSSDSHYVKGIARAARAEGWRVAAMNFRSCGGEANRLPRLYHSADTGDLEMVLERALGRFEGPIFLAGFSIGGNVLLKWLAARGESVPAPVRAAAALSPSFDPGASGRHMDQNPWSLYRWELLRLLKRKGLAFSERFPGLVDAGQIRASRTFAEFDRCVTARVHGFADENDYYARARSAGELDKIRVPTLLVSAADDPVVPAAAYPQEAIDSSAWLRGVMLPSGGHVGFVAGRNPFSAEFWAEDAAIGFFRELIEDAG